One part of the Neoarius graeffei isolate fNeoGra1 chromosome 2, fNeoGra1.pri, whole genome shotgun sequence genome encodes these proteins:
- the LOC132871821 gene encoding cilia- and flagella-associated protein 206-like: MCLLRRDKEQQLNELTMIVTGIRLFNKDNGKGGESIEDLLAVLNEALPAVSTDIERELEGTQRLAWRYTTLLERRSESDTDTKLNRDLLTQALYNVRQHEAFLKIILADVITCAKQVEALHTDLMSRMKVLKATVHAKTAVPTSQVFPHFTALARLWAGLQDEMVLLNMLRSMALSLRPFLSAQSQLLENVQLDQMLCGETVKSDAERAAESSEERLDPEEMKSSEWILPETTANFEQLFLQYRGVCGYTLVEKNGLLLPGNPNIGILKHREKYYSFSSKQAAYQFASNADEYIELIAERAKRSPELIQLLELHQQFASVTPYSQMQSGEKLLVKPISKSESSTQTDTHLLESNIVRSYEWNEWELRWKAIKLANLRHKVTHSTQTDLSHMRRHNTTQTFLPKEAACQTKRDGQSNVPRPQVYLAGLRGGPTTPMTKLDLTPDVHE; the protein is encoded by the exons ATGTGTCTGCTCAGGCGTGATAAAGAACAGCAGCTGAACGAGCTCACCATGATCGTCACCGGGATTCGCCTCTTCAACAAGGACAATGGGAAAGGAGGAGAGAGCATCGAGGACC TGCTGGCCGTCCTGAACGAGGCTCTTCCTGCTGTCAGCACAGATATAGAGCGTGAACTGGAAGGGACGCAACGTTTGGCTTGGCGCTACACCACTCTGCTGGAGAGACGCTCTGAATCCGACACTGACACCAAGCTAAACAGGGACCTGCTCACGCAGGCCCTGTACAACGTACGCCAACACGAAGCCTTCCTCAAAATCATACTG GCGGATGTGATCACATGTGCAAAGCAAGTGGAGGCTCTTCACACTGACCTCATGTCGAGGATGAAAGTGCTGAAGGCCACAGTTCATGCCAAAACTGCCGTACCAACCTCCCAAGTGTTC CCTCATTTCACAGCATTGGCCAGGCTGTGGGCGGGGCTTCAGGATGAGATGGTCTTGTTGAACATGCTCCGGAGCATGGCGCTCAGCCTGAGGCCGTTCCTCTCAGCTCAGTCGCAACTTCTCGAGAACGTTCAGTTGGATCAGATGCTCTGCGGTGAAACCGTCAAATCTGACGCAGAGAGAGCTGCTGAGAGCTCAG AGGAGCGGCTTGATCCAGAGGAGATGAAATCGTCCGAGTGGATTCTGCCCGAGACCACGGCGAACTTTGAGCAGCTCTTCCTGCAGTACAGGGGTGTGTGTGGATACACTCTTGTCGAGAAGAACGGCCTCTTGCTCCCAG GCAATCCGAACATCGGCATCCTGAAGCACAGGGAGAAATATTACAGCTTCAGCTCCAAGCAGGCTGCGTATCAGTTCGCCTCAAACGCAGACGAGTACATCGAACTGATCGCGGAAAGAGCGAAGAGATCTCCGGAGCTGATCCAGCTGCTCGAGCTTCATCAGCAGTTTGCCAGCGTCACTCCGTACTCTCAG ATGCAGTCAGGTGAGAAATTGTTGGTGAAACCCATCAGCAAAAGTGAGAGCAGCACACAGACGGACACACACCTGCTGGAGAGCAACATCGTCAGATCTTACGAGTGGAACGAGTGGGAGCTGAGATGGAAAGCCATCAAACTG GCGAACCTGCGCCATAAGGTAACCCACTCGACGCAGACTGACCTGAGCCACATGAGGAGACACAACACCACGCAGACGTTCCTTCCAAAAGAAGCCGCCTGCCAGACGAAGAGAGACGGACAGAGTAACGTACCGAGACCTCAAGTCTACCTGGCTGGGCTGAGAGGAGGACCAACCACTCCCATGACCAAACTCGATTTAACTCCagatgtgcatgaatag
- the LOC132868721 gene encoding E3 ubiquitin/ISG15 ligase TRIM25-like, producing the protein MAEANISVAQDQFMCPVCLDLLKDPVTIPCGQSFCKACINGCWDQEDQKGVYSCPQCRDTFTTRPVLRRNNMLAEVVEKLKKTEVQAASPAHCYTGPGDVECDFCTGRKHKAVKSCPICLTSFCEIHLKPHLEVPALKKHTLIEASAKLQEKICSEHDKLIEIYCRTDQTSICYLCTMDHHKGHDTITAAAERAEKQTA; encoded by the exons atggccgaggccaatatttcagtagctcaggaccagttcatgtgtccagtgtgtctggatctcctgaaggatccggtgacTATCCCCTGTGGTCAAAGTTTCTGTAAGgcgtgtattaatggctgctgggatcaggaggatcagaagggcgtctacagctgtcctcagtgcagagacactttcacgacaaggcctgttctacgcagaaacaacatgctggctgaggtggtggagaaactgaagaagactgaagtccaagctgcttctcctgctcactgttacactggacctggagatgtggagtgtgatttctgcactgggagaaaacataaagccgtcaagtcctgtcCGATTTGTTTGACTTCATTTTGTGAAAttcatctgaaacctcatcttgaagttcctgctttgaaaaaacacacattaattgaagcctcagcaaaactccaagagaagatctgctctgaacatgacaagctgattgagatctactgtcgtactgatcaaaccAGCATTTGTTATTTGTGTACGATGGATCATCACAAAGGTCACGACACCATCACAGCCgcagcagaaagagctgagaaacag actgcgtAG